The Coregonus clupeaformis isolate EN_2021a unplaced genomic scaffold, ASM2061545v1 scaf0327, whole genome shotgun sequence genome includes a region encoding these proteins:
- the LOC121572118 gene encoding thialysine N-epsilon-acetyltransferase yields MDFSIRASTLEDCKDIARMILELAEYEKVLDQVKVTQKELEQDGFIKNPFFHGIVAEVPEQHRTKEGHAKVGYALYFYTYSSWKGRALYMEDLYVMPEFRGKGIGKALMSKVAQLGLAAGCTQLNFAVLDWNKPSLDFYLSQGCFDVTADMGYHCMRCEGAALEQLAQGDT; encoded by the exons ATGGATTTCTCTATTCGTGCTTCCACGCTGGAAGACTGCAAAGACATCGCGCGGATGATCTTG GAACTGGCTGAATACGAGAAAGTATTGGACCAAGTGAAAGTTACACAGAAAG AGTTGGAGCAGGATGGGTTCATTAAAAACCCATTCTTTCATGGTATCGTCGCAGAAGTACCCGAACAACACAGGACCAAAGAGG GCCATGCCAAGGTGGGCTACGCACTTTACTTCTATACCTACAGCTCGTGGAAAGGACGGGCCCTCTACATGGAGGACCTGTATGTGATGCCTGAGTTCAGAG GTAAAGGTATCGGGAAGGCACTGATGAGCAAAGTAGCTCAG TTGGGCCTGGCCGCCGGCTGCACCCAGCTCAACTTCGCCGTGCTGGACTGGAACAAACCATCTCTGGATTTCTACCTCAGCCAGGGATGTTTTGATGTGACGGCAGACATGGGGTACCACTGCATGCGCTGTGAGGGGGCAGCACTGGAACAACTGGCCCAGGGGGACACCTAA